The Fusobacterium pseudoperiodonticum DNA window CCAACATTTTTGTATTTACTAACTTCTTCTAAATCAAAATTTATTTGAAATTCTCTTCTTATTGCTACAATTAAATTTATTTGAGCTAGCGAATCCCAATCTTTAATATCATTAGCTGTTGTTTCATTTGTTAAAATAATATCTTCATCATCAAAAACATCTCTAAAAATAACTTCTAATTTTTTTAAAATGTCCATATTAGTACTCTCCTTTTTCTATCATACATTCTTTTGATTGATAATCTTTTATTTCTAAAATCCATGTAAAAACTCCATTTTCTTCTTTTTCAAATTTAAAACCTAGATTCTTGTAATGATCTTTTACCATTGAATTCTTTTTACTTGGAATATATGTTCCAAGAAGTTTTTCTATTCCTCTTTCTTTTGCTAAATTTACTAATTCATTTAACATAGCAATTTCCATATCTCTTTTCAAAACTCTACAACTCATAAGCCATAAAGGAATTTCTAATATTTTCCCTTTTTGTTCAGCTATAATTATACTTATAAGCCCATTATCTCC harbors:
- a CDS encoding acyl carrier protein, which codes for MDILKKLEVIFRDVFDDEDIILTNETTANDIKDWDSLAQINLIVAIRREFQINFDLEEVSKYKNVGDIIGAIDKKINLANN